In Pongo pygmaeus isolate AG05252 chromosome 13, NHGRI_mPonPyg2-v2.0_pri, whole genome shotgun sequence, one genomic interval encodes:
- the LOC129043503 gene encoding LOW QUALITY PROTEIN: collagen alpha-1(I) chain (The sequence of the model RefSeq protein was modified relative to this genomic sequence to represent the inferred CDS: inserted 1 base in 1 codon): protein MAPPGRQVQETAAVGRYGFQPQVPAAPGFPARCPVSKKMKKATRSTAGRRPGCWVALRAGGRQAVGPRGASGREGTRLPALSPPGLPGPRGVPVAAATPGILPGGGCTGTRTENPXLNPIRGDCQMPMPADPISLRWRSGAGDTAWGPQAGRAGDPEADQVMHLQSARAPKLQPPSVCRQQPPGNPRARPHSPHLRTGARGPCGCGQARRSALRRLHRGGNRPPAGSPVAAEGHWLEVPSSSRGGAGRGQGLAGSQARCTCDPEAAQAILHHLGAQAAGALYLLATAAWLLPTWLALPASQNRG, encoded by the exons ATGGCGCCGCCAGGAAGACAGGTGCAGGAGACTGCGGCTGTGGGCAGATATGGTTTCCAGCCCCAGGTCCCCGCGGCCCCTGGCTTCCCAGCCCGCTGTCCTGTGAGCAAGAAGATGAAAAAAGCCACCCGATCAACAG CGGGCCGGCGCCCAGGATGCTGGGTAGCCCTGCGCGCCGGAGGCCGACAAGCGGTGGGGCCCAGAGGCGCCTCAGGGCGAGAAGGCACCCGCCTCCCAGCGCTTTCACCCCCTGGCCTGCCCGGCCCGCGTGGTGTCCCAGTGGCTGCGGCCACGCCAGGCATTCTGCCCGGCGGCGGCTGCACAGGGACGAGAACTGAGAACC TGCTCAACCCCATCCGGGGTGACTGCCAAATGCCCATGCCAGCGGACCCGATCTCCCTCCGGTGGAGGAGTGGGGCGGGAGACACGGCCTGGGGGCCTCAGGCTGGGCGCGCTGGCGATCCCGAGGCCGACCAGGTCATGCACCTCCAGTCCGCCCGGGCACCCAAGCTGCAGCCGCCTTCTGTGTGCAGACAGCAGCCTCCAGGCAACCCCCGAGCCCGCCCGCACTCCCCACATCTCAGAACCGGGGCTAGAGGTCCCTGTGGCTGCGGCCAAGCCAGGCGGTCTGCCCTGCGGCGGCTGCACAGGGGCGGGAACAGGCCCCCAGCCGGATCCCCGGTGGCTGCAGAGGGCCACTGGCTAGAGGTCCCCAGCTCCAGCAGAGGAGGAGCCGGGCGGGGGCAGGGCCTGGCGGGCTCTCAGGCCAGGTGCACTTGCGATCCAGAGGCGGCCCAGGCCATTCTCCACCACCTGGGCGCCCAAGCTGCAGGCGCCCTCTACCTGCTGGCAACAGCTGCCTGGCTACTCCCAACCTGGCTGGCGCTCCCAGCCTCGCAGAACCGGGGCTAG